CTTTAGAATATCAAAGCCGACTTTGACTTCCTGAACCGGATCGGCCGCTAAAGATACACGCAGCGTATCACCAATCCCCTCGGCCAACAGCATGCCCAGGCCCACTGCCGATTTAACCGAACCGGCACGCATCCCACCGGCTTCGGTGATCCCTAAATGCAGTGGCTGATCAATCTCTTTGGCCAGCAGACGATAGGCGCCCACAGCTAAGAAAACGTCCGACGCTTTGACTGACACTTTAAACTGGTCAAAGTCGAGTCGTTGCAGTATCTCAACGTGGCGCATCGCTGATTCAAGCAAAGCTTCGGGTGTTGGTTCGCCATATTTTTCCTGCAGATCACGCTCCAGCGAGCCACCATTAACCCCGATGCGAATTGGAATGTTCTTATCACGTGCTGCATCGACTACCGCACGAATACGCTCTTCATTACCTATGTTGCCAGGGTTGATGCGCAAGCAATCCACACCATACTCGGCGACTTTCAGGGCGATACGATAGTCAAAATGAATATCGGCCACCAAAGGTATCTCGGACTGCTCCTTGATACTCTTAAACGCTTCTGCGGCTTCCATGGTGGGTACTGATACTCGCACTATGTCCGCACCCGCATCGGCAATCGCCCGGATCTGCGCCACGGTGGCGTCTACGTCCAGGGTATTGGTGTTGGTCATCGACTGCACGGCGATCGGTGCTCCGTCCCCGATGGGCACATTCCCCACATTAATGCGCGTGGATTTTCTACGTTTGATCGGTGATTCTGAAAACATGACGATTACTCTGCTAACGGTAAATTAAATTTGGCTAAACGATTGCGTGGCAGGCTTGAAATGTCGACGGCTGCGCCATCCAGCGTGATGCTCACGGCCAGGTGTTTGCCCAGTACGACGGAAAACGGGGCCTGTCCACTGACGGTCATGGTGTATCCCGCTTTTTTAACGCCAAACGCAACCCGCTCCTGACTGGCATCAAAGATCTCAACCCAGCTGTCTTCTTTAAACACCATCACAATGGTGCTCTGAGCAAGATCGGATTGTGCATCACCCGATACAGTTTCTACAGCCGGTGTTGCCGGTAC
The Pseudoalteromonas viridis DNA segment above includes these coding regions:
- the ispG gene encoding flavodoxin-dependent (E)-4-hydroxy-3-methylbut-2-enyl-diphosphate synthase, yielding MFSESPIKRRKSTRINVGNVPIGDGAPIAVQSMTNTNTLDVDATVAQIRAIADAGADIVRVSVPTMEAAEAFKSIKEQSEIPLVADIHFDYRIALKVAEYGVDCLRINPGNIGNEERIRAVVDAARDKNIPIRIGVNGGSLERDLQEKYGEPTPEALLESAMRHVEILQRLDFDQFKVSVKASDVFLAVGAYRLLAKEIDQPLHLGITEAGGMRAGSVKSAVGLGMLLAEGIGDTLRVSLAADPVQEVKVGFDILKSLRIRSRGINFIACPSCSRQEFDVVNTMNQLEERLEDITAPISVSVIGCVVNGPGEALVSDLGLAGANRRSGLYINGERQKLRIDNDHIVEQLEEQVRSYVEKQQNEPKIDVKIVE